The stretch of DNA GGTGGAGCACGTCCACCCTGACCTCGGACACGTCGCCGGCGTCTACACCGCCGACGGCCAGGCCGACCCGGCCGCCGTCATCCTGGCCGACCTCGAGCACCTGGTCGGGTCGGAGCGCCTGGTCGGCGTCCTCGACCTGCTCGTGCACCAGCGGTGCTCGCCGGAGGATGCCGAGGGCTACGCTCGCCTGCGTGCCTGACCTGCCCGACCTCGACGACCACGGCCGGCCGGTCGGCCGCGCGCTGCCCGACTGGACGCCGCGGCCCGAGCCGGAGCCGGTGACGCTGGAGGGGCGCTACGTCACCGTCGTCCCTCTGCACTCCGCCTACTACGCCGATCTCCTGGGAGCTGTCTGCGGGCCCGACGACGGCGGCCTGTGGACCTATCGGCCGGTGTCGATGCCACGGACGCTGCCCGAGCTGTGGATGCATCTGGCGGCAGTGATCGATCAGCCCGCCTCGATGACCTACGCCTTCCTGCCGCGCGAGGGCGAGTACGCCGGCCGTGCCGCCGGGATCGCGTCCCTGCAGCGGCTCGTGCCGGCGTACGGCCAGGTGGAGGTGGGCGGCGTGCTGCTCGGTCGCGCACTGCAGCGCACCAGGGCGGCCACCGAGGCGATCCACCTGCTCATGAGGTACGCGCTGGACGACCTGGGCTACCGCCGCTTCGAGTGGAAGTGCGACAGCCTCAACGAGCCCTCGCGCACAGCGGCCGTGCGGCTGGGGTTCGCCTACGAGGGCCGCTTCCGCAACCACATGGTGGTCAAGGGCCGCAATCGCGACACCGACTGGTTCGCGGTGATCGACGAGGACTGGCCGGCGGTGCGCTCGGCGCACGAGAGGTGGCTCGACCCGGCGAGCTTCGACGCGGACGGTCGGCAGCTGGTCGCCCTGAGCGACCTGACCCGCTGACCCTGGGCTCGCTCCCTTGTCAGGGGTCGGTGTCACAGTGGGGACATGGACCAACGGATCAGCTTCGTGACCCTGGCCGTGGGCGACGTCGCCCGCACCCATGCGTTCTACGTCGGTGGCCTGGGCTGGGTCCCGTCGACGTACGTCGAGGGTGAGGTGCTGATGATCCAGGTCGGTCCCCGGCTCATGCTCAGTCTGTGGGACCGCGCCGCCTTCGAGGCGGAGGTCGGCCCGATCGCGAGCGGCGACGGCGTGCCGCCGATCACGCTGGCGCACAACGTGGCGACCCGCGAGGAGGTCGACGGCATCCTGCTGCGGGCCGAGGAAATCGGCGCGGGTCCGCTCAGCGGCGGTCAGGAGCGGGACTGGGGTGGCTACACCGGTTACTTCGCCGACCCCGATGGCTACCGATGGGAGATCGCCTACAACCCCGGACCGATCGGAGAGGTGGTGTTGCCATGAGTGTTCCCGCGCAGGACAAGCAGCGGCTCAGCGGCGAGGAGATCGCCGCCGGCCTGCCCGATGACTTCCGGCACCTGCCCGGCCAGGTGCTGGCGCGCTACCGCGTCGCCGACTTCGCCGCTGCCCAGCAGCTCGCCGCCGCGATCGGGCAGCTGGCCGAGGAGGCCGACCACCATCCCGACCTCCTCCTCGGTTGGGGCTACGTCGAGGTCCGGCTCTCCAGCCACGACGTCGGCGGTGTCACCCGGCGCGACCTGCGGCTCGCCCGGTCGGTGAGTGCTGCCGCCGGCGCGGCGGGCGCTCATCCCGAGCCCCGGGCGCTGCTGCTGGTGGAGTGGGGTCTGGACACCTGGGCCGATGCCGAGGTGCTGCCGTTCTGGCGAGCGGTCCTGGGTTACGGCGACGCACACCGCGAGGGGGAGATCAGCGACCCGGCAGGTCGAGGCGGTCCGACGCTCTGGTTCCAGGACACCGAGGAGCACGAGACGCCGCGGCAGCGCTTCCATCCCGACGTCTGGGTGCCGGTGGACGAGGCACGAGCCCGGATCGACGCGGCGATCGCCGCCGGTGGCACGCTGGTCAGCGACGAGCGGGCGCCACGGTTCTGGGTGCTCGCCGATCCCCAGGGCAACCGGGTCTGCATCTGCACCGTCGAGGGCCGTGACTGGACGACCCCCTGACGACGCGTTCTCCACCATCTGGGATGCTCATCCCAGATGGTGGGACGCGCGAGAGACTCGGATGACGGGAGCTCGGCGACCGGCTACCGTGGAGGCATGCTGCACAGCATTCTTGTACGCACGCGACGCGCCTGACCGATCCACCGGTCGACGCGTCTCCCTCCGCTGCCTTCGGGCCGGAGGGTTTTTGTTTGTACGGGGCACGCTGAGCAACAGCCCGAGTGGAAGACAGATGAGGAACGAGAGATGAGCGAGCAGACGATCACCGGGGCGCAGAGCCTGGTGAAGTCGCTGGAGGCCGCGGGGGTCGAGAACATCTTCGGCATCCCGGGCGGTGCGATCCTGCCGGCGTACGACCCGCTGATGGATTCGACGATCCGCCACATCCTCGTACGCCACGAGCAGGGCGCGGGCCACGCCGCCCAGGGCTATGCCGCCGCGACCGGGCGGGTCGGCGTCTGCATGGCCACCAGCGGGCCGGGCGCCACCAACCTGGTCACGCCGATCGCCGACGCTCACATGGACTCGGTCCCCATGGTCGCCGTCACCGGTCAGGTCGGCACCGACCTGATCGGCACCGACGCCTTCCAGGAGGCCGACATCCGCGGCATCACGATGCCGATCACCAAGCACAACTTCCTGGTCACCGACGCGGCCGACATCCCGCAGAAGATCGCCGAGGCGTTCCACATCGCCTCCACCGGGCGCCCCGGCCCGGTCCTGGTCGACGTCACCAAGTCGGCGCTGCAGTCGCAGACCTCCTTCCGCTGGCCCTCCGAGCTGCAGCTGCCGGGATACCGGCCGGTGACCAAGCCGCACGCCAAGCAGATCCGCGAGGCCGTGCGCCTGATCCTGGCCTCGAAGAAGCCGGTGCTCTACGTCGGCGGTGGCACCATCCGCAGCGGCGCCTCGGCCGAGCTGCGCAGGCTCGCCGACCTGACCGGCATCCCGGTGGTCACCACGTTGATGGCCCGCGGCGCCTTCCCGGACAGCCACCCGCAGCACCTGGGCATGCCCGGCATGCACGGCACCGTCGCGGCGGTGGCCGGCCTGCAGAAGAGCGATCTGATCATCAGCCTCGGCGCGCGCTTCGACGACCGCGTGACCGGTCAGCTGGCCAGCTTCGCGCCCCATGCGCTGGTCATCCACGCCGACATCGATCCTGCCGAGATCGGCAAGAACCGGCGCGCCGACGTGCCGATCGTGGGGGACATCCGCGAGGTGCTGCTGGACCTCCTGACGGTCCTGGAGCAGGAGCGGGCGGCGGGCAAGGAGGGCGACTACGAGTCGTGGATCGCCTTCTGTGCAGGCGTGAAGAAGGCCTACCCGCTGGGCTACGACGACGCCCTGGGCGGCCTCGCGCCGCAGTACGTGATCCAGCGGCTCGGCCAGATCGTCGGTCCCGACGCGATCTACACCAGTGGTGTGGGCCAGCACCAGATGTGGGCGGCCCAGTTCATCGGCTACGAGCGGCCCAACACCTGGATCAACTCCGGCGGCCTGGGGACGATGGGCTACTCGGTCCCTGCCGCGATGGGGGCCAAGGTCGGCTGCCCCGACACCACGGTGTGGTCCATCGACGGCGACGGCTGCTTCCAGATGACCAATCAGGAGCTGGCCACCTGCGCGATCGAGGGCATCCCGATCAAGGTCGCGGTGATCAACAACGACAACCTCGGCATGGTGCGGCAGTGGCAGACGCTGTTCTACAACGAGCGCTACTCCAACACGAACCTGCAGAAGCACGGCGGCGGCGCGGGCACGGTCCGGCGCATCCCCGACTTCGTCAAGCTCGCCGACGCCTACGGCTGCGTGGGTCTCTCCTGCGAGAGCGCCGACGACGTGGACGCGACCATCGAGAAGGCGATGGCGATCGACGACGTGCCGGTCGTCGTCGACTTCCGGGTGCACAAGAACGCCATGGTGTGGCCGATGGTCGCCGCCGGCTCCAGCAACGACGCCATCCAGTACGCGCGCGACCTCGCGCCGAAGTTCGACAAGGACGACTTGTGAACCACCCCCTTGCATCCCGCACCGCGCTCCGCTTCGACCGGGGGCACCGCTGATGGGCGCCGACGGCAAGCACACCCTCAGCGTCCTGGTCGAGAACAAGCCCGGCGTCCTCGCCCGGATCGCGGCGCTGTTCAGCCGCCGGATGTTCAACATCGACAGCCTGGCGGTGGGTCCCACCGAGCACGCCGAGATCTCGCGGATGACCATCGTGGTCAATGTGGAGGACACCCCGCTGGAGCAGGTCACCAAGCAGCTGAACAAGCTGGTCGAGGTGATCAAGATCGTCGAGCTCGAGCCCGACGCCTCCGTGCAGCGCGAGCTGCTGCTGGTCAAGGTGGGCGCCTCCGCCGAGAGCCGCAGCCAGGTGCTCGACGCCGTGCAGCTGTTCAAGGCCAAGGTCGTCGACGTGGCGACCGACGCGGTCACCATCCAGGTGATCGGCAACGCCGGCAAGCTCGCCGACTTCCTGCGGGTCGTCGAGCCGTTCGGCATCCGCGAGCTGGTGCAGTCCGGCATGGTCGCCATCGGCCGTGGTCCGCGCTCCATCTCCGAGCGCTCCCTGCGCCCGGTCGTGACCCCCGCGCCGCCGGCCGCGGGCTGAGCGACGTACCCCTCGAACCCCATCGATCCCTGAGAAGAACACCCAAGAAGGAGTAGCCCCCGTGGCTGAGATCTACTACGACGACGACGCCGACCTGAGCCTGATCCAGGGCAAGAAGGTCGCGGTCATCGGATACGGCAGCCAGGGCCACGCCCACGCGCTGAACCTGCGCGACTCGGGCGTCGACGTCCGCATCGGCCTGCAGCCCGGCTCGAAGAGCACGGCCAAGGCGGAGGACGAGGGCTTCCGCGTCCTCACCCCGGCCGACGCCGCCGCCGAGGCCGACGTCATCGTCATCCTCGCCCCCGACCAGCACCAGCGCGGTCTGTTCAGCAACGAGCTCGCCGCCCACGTGACCCCGGGCAAGACGCTGGTCTTCGGGCACGGCTTCAACATCCGCTTCGGCTACATCACCCCGCCCGAGGGCGTCGACGTGATCATGGTGGCCCCGAAGGCCCCCGGCCACACCGTGCGTCGCGAGTACGTCGCCGGCCGCGGCATCCCGGACATCATCGCCGTCGAGCAGGACGCCTCCGGGCAGGCCTGGGACGTCGCCAAGTCCTACGCCAAGGGCATCGGCGGCACCCGTGCCGGCGTCATCAAGACCACCTTCACCGAGGAGACCGAGACCGACCTGTTCGGTGAGCAGGCGGTCCTCTGCGGTGGCGTCTCGCACCTCGTCCAGGCGGGCTTCGAGACCCTGACCGAGGCCGGCTACCAGCCGGAGATCGCCTACTTCGAGGTCCTCCACGAACTCAAGCTCATCGTCGACCTCATGTGGGAGGGCGGCATCGCCAAGCAGCGCTGGTCGGTCTCCGACACCGCCGAGTACGGCGACTACGTCTCCGGCCCGCGCGTCGTCACCCCGGCGGTCAAGGAGTCGATGCAGGCGATCCTGTCCGACATCCAGGACGGCACCTTCGCCAAGCGCTTCATCGCCGACCAGGACAACGGCGGCAAGGAGTTCCTCGAGCTGCGCGAGAAGGAGGCCCAGCACCCGATCGAGGTCACCGGCAAGCTGCTGCGCTCGCACTTCTCCTGGAAGCAGTCGGACGCGGACTACACCGAGGGCTCCGCCGCGCGCTGAGCCCCAGCACCCGCACACGCGCCCTGCGCCTCTCCCGGAATACGGGAGGGGCGCCGGGCGCTTCGTCTTCCATGCGCATCGACATCTGGTCCGACATCGCCTGCCCCTGGTGCTACGTCGGCAAGCGGCGGCTCGAGTCCGCGCTCGCCGCCTTCCCGCACCGCGACGAGGTCGAGGTGGTCTGGCACTCCTTCGAGCTGATGCCGGACGCGCCCGAGCAGCCGGTCGAGACCGCTCAGGAGATGCTCGCGCGCAAGTTCGGAGTCGGCCGCGAGCAGGCCGCCGAGATGCAGCAGCGGGTCAGCGCCCTGGCGGCCGAGGAGGGCATGACCTGGGACCACGAGCACTCCGTGCACGTGCGCACCCGTGCCGCCCACCGACTGCTCCACCTCGCGCTGGAGGAGGGTGGCCCGGCGCAGCAGGGGGCACTCAAGGAGGCGCTCCTGGACACCTACTTCGTCCAGGCCGGCAACGTCGCGGATCCCGCCCTGCTCCTGCGTCTGGCCACCTCGGTGGGCCTGGACGCCCAGCGGGTGGGCGAGGTGCTCGGCTCGCAGGAGTACGACGACGCCGTGGCGGCCGATGTCGCCCAGGCCGCACGCTACGGCGCGACAGGCGTGCCGTTCTACGTCATCGACGAGAAGTACGGCGTGTCCGGCGCCCAGCCGGCCGAGCTCTTCGGTCAGGTGCTGGACAAGGCGTGGGCCGACAGCCACCCACTGGTGGAGACCTTCGGCGGGGGAGCGGACGTCTGCGGCCCGGACGGATGCGCGATCTGAGCGTGCGGTGGGCCCCAGCCTGCCTGGCCACAGGCTGACCGGATCCTGGTCGCCGACTCGCCGGGTGCGATGACTGTCACAGCCCCCTGTGCAGGTAAGTCTCTCCTAAGGTAGCCTCACCTAAGTAAGGCACACCTGAGTGGCGAGGCCGCTCCCGAGCGAAACGAAGACCTGTGCTCCCCACCTTCGTCATCGGCCTCCGCGAGGGGCTCGAAGCCGCGCTGATCGTCTCGATCCTCGCGACCTTCCTGCGCCGCAACGGCGCGAGCCTGCGCGGGCTGTGGCTGGGCGTGGGTGCGGGCGTGGCGCTCAGCCTCGCCGTCGGCGTGATCCTCGATGCGGTCGAGCGGAGCCTCCCGCAGGCCAAGCAGGAGGCGATGGAGACGATCATCGGCCTGGTCGCGGTGTTCTTCGTGACCGGCATGGTCTTCTGGATGCGCACCCACGCCCGCTTCATGAAGCGCGACCTGGAGGCGGCGGCCGCCGGTGCGCTCACCTCGGGGACGACCGCCGCGCTGGCGCTGATGGCCTTCCTGGCGGTGCTGCGGGAGGGCTTCGAGACCGCGGTGTTCCTGCTGGCCACCTTCCAGAGCGCCGGCAGCGCGCCGTCCGCCGTCTTCGGCGCCGTCGCCGGCATCCTGGCCGCGGTCGTCCTCGGCTGGGGGATGTACCGCGGCGGCGTCCGGCTCAACCTGCAGCGATTCTTCTCCATCACCGGCTTCTTCCTGATCCTGGTGGCGGCGGGGCTGGTGCTCAACGCGTTCCGCACCGGCCACGAGGCCGGCTGGGTGAGCGTCGGTCAGGGCCGCACCGTCGACCTCACCTGGCTCGCGCCCGCCGGCTCGATCCGCTCCGCGCTCTTCAGCGGCGTCCTGGGCATCCCGCGGGACCCGCGCGTCATCGAGGTGCTCGCCTGGGTCGCCTACCTGGTGCCGATGCTGCTGATCACCTTCCTGCCCGCGCGGCTGCGGCCGGGGCACGGACTGGCCCAGCGCCTGCGGGTCGCCGGCGCCGCCGTGGCTGTCGTTGCAGCGGTCGTGCTGGTCCTCGCCGTACCGACGCCGAAGGCCACCCTGCCGGCGACGGCTCCGCTGCAGGGCGGCGGTGAGGCCAGCATCGCGATCCACGGCGACACCGCCGTGCTCGCCGCCGACGGCAAGAGCATCGAGCTGCACGGCGACGGCACCAGCTGGTCCGCCGCACACAGCGGTGCACGGCCGAGCACGCTCGACATCACCACCCTGCTGACCTACACCGGCAACCGCGTCCCGGTCGGTCTCGACGTCCACTCCGCCCCCGGGCCCTACCAGGCGGCGTGGGCGGACCACACCAGCGTCACGGCCACCACGTACGGCGATCGCCTCGTCGACGCCCGCACGGCCGGCTCGCTGGTGCTCACCCTCAGCGGCGGCGGCCTCACCTCGCCGCGGGTGATGACCCTCGACCCGGCCAGCTGGCAGGTCGACCCGGCGTACGCCGAGAAGGCGGGTGCTGCCGTCGCGGCCGCGCACGCCACGGCGCACGACCGACTCCTCTGGACCCGTTGGGTCCCGGTCGCCCTGCTGGCCACCGCTCTTCTCCTGCTCGGGCAGGTCGTCCGCACCAAACGCCGCGCGTCCCGTCGGGCGCAGCGGGCATCCGTCACGGAAGGAACCACCCATGTCGACAGCCTCAC from Nocardioides sp. BP30 encodes:
- a CDS encoding GNAT family N-acetyltransferase — translated: MPDLPDLDDHGRPVGRALPDWTPRPEPEPVTLEGRYVTVVPLHSAYYADLLGAVCGPDDGGLWTYRPVSMPRTLPELWMHLAAVIDQPASMTYAFLPREGEYAGRAAGIASLQRLVPAYGQVEVGGVLLGRALQRTRAATEAIHLLMRYALDDLGYRRFEWKCDSLNEPSRTAAVRLGFAYEGRFRNHMVVKGRNRDTDWFAVIDEDWPAVRSAHERWLDPASFDADGRQLVALSDLTR
- the ilvC gene encoding ketol-acid reductoisomerase; the protein is MAEIYYDDDADLSLIQGKKVAVIGYGSQGHAHALNLRDSGVDVRIGLQPGSKSTAKAEDEGFRVLTPADAAAEADVIVILAPDQHQRGLFSNELAAHVTPGKTLVFGHGFNIRFGYITPPEGVDVIMVAPKAPGHTVRREYVAGRGIPDIIAVEQDASGQAWDVAKSYAKGIGGTRAGVIKTTFTEETETDLFGEQAVLCGGVSHLVQAGFETLTEAGYQPEIAYFEVLHELKLIVDLMWEGGIAKQRWSVSDTAEYGDYVSGPRVVTPAVKESMQAILSDIQDGTFAKRFIADQDNGGKEFLELREKEAQHPIEVTGKLLRSHFSWKQSDADYTEGSAAR
- the ilvN gene encoding acetolactate synthase small subunit, which gives rise to MGADGKHTLSVLVENKPGVLARIAALFSRRMFNIDSLAVGPTEHAEISRMTIVVNVEDTPLEQVTKQLNKLVEVIKIVELEPDASVQRELLLVKVGASAESRSQVLDAVQLFKAKVVDVATDAVTIQVIGNAGKLADFLRVVEPFGIRELVQSGMVAIGRGPRSISERSLRPVVTPAPPAAG
- a CDS encoding DsbA family oxidoreductase, coding for MRIDIWSDIACPWCYVGKRRLESALAAFPHRDEVEVVWHSFELMPDAPEQPVETAQEMLARKFGVGREQAAEMQQRVSALAAEEGMTWDHEHSVHVRTRAAHRLLHLALEEGGPAQQGALKEALLDTYFVQAGNVADPALLLRLATSVGLDAQRVGEVLGSQEYDDAVAADVAQAARYGATGVPFYVIDEKYGVSGAQPAELFGQVLDKAWADSHPLVETFGGGADVCGPDGCAI
- a CDS encoding acetolactate synthase large subunit, whose amino-acid sequence is MSEQTITGAQSLVKSLEAAGVENIFGIPGGAILPAYDPLMDSTIRHILVRHEQGAGHAAQGYAAATGRVGVCMATSGPGATNLVTPIADAHMDSVPMVAVTGQVGTDLIGTDAFQEADIRGITMPITKHNFLVTDAADIPQKIAEAFHIASTGRPGPVLVDVTKSALQSQTSFRWPSELQLPGYRPVTKPHAKQIREAVRLILASKKPVLYVGGGTIRSGASAELRRLADLTGIPVVTTLMARGAFPDSHPQHLGMPGMHGTVAAVAGLQKSDLIISLGARFDDRVTGQLASFAPHALVIHADIDPAEIGKNRRADVPIVGDIREVLLDLLTVLEQERAAGKEGDYESWIAFCAGVKKAYPLGYDDALGGLAPQYVIQRLGQIVGPDAIYTSGVGQHQMWAAQFIGYERPNTWINSGGLGTMGYSVPAAMGAKVGCPDTTVWSIDGDGCFQMTNQELATCAIEGIPIKVAVINNDNLGMVRQWQTLFYNERYSNTNLQKHGGGAGTVRRIPDFVKLADAYGCVGLSCESADDVDATIEKAMAIDDVPVVVDFRVHKNAMVWPMVAAGSSNDAIQYARDLAPKFDKDDL
- a CDS encoding VOC family protein; this translates as MSVPAQDKQRLSGEEIAAGLPDDFRHLPGQVLARYRVADFAAAQQLAAAIGQLAEEADHHPDLLLGWGYVEVRLSSHDVGGVTRRDLRLARSVSAAAGAAGAHPEPRALLLVEWGLDTWADAEVLPFWRAVLGYGDAHREGEISDPAGRGGPTLWFQDTEEHETPRQRFHPDVWVPVDEARARIDAAIAAGGTLVSDERAPRFWVLADPQGNRVCICTVEGRDWTTP
- the efeU gene encoding iron uptake transporter permease EfeU — its product is MLPTFVIGLREGLEAALIVSILATFLRRNGASLRGLWLGVGAGVALSLAVGVILDAVERSLPQAKQEAMETIIGLVAVFFVTGMVFWMRTHARFMKRDLEAAAAGALTSGTTAALALMAFLAVLREGFETAVFLLATFQSAGSAPSAVFGAVAGILAAVVLGWGMYRGGVRLNLQRFFSITGFFLILVAAGLVLNAFRTGHEAGWVSVGQGRTVDLTWLAPAGSIRSALFSGVLGIPRDPRVIEVLAWVAYLVPMLLITFLPARLRPGHGLAQRLRVAGAAVAVVAAVVLVLAVPTPKATLPATAPLQGGGEASIAIHGDTAVLAADGKSIELHGDGTSWSAAHSGARPSTLDITTLLTYTGNRVPVGLDVHSAPGPYQAAWADHTSVTATTYGDRLVDARTAGSLVLTLSGGGLTSPRVMTLDPASWQVDPAYAEKAGAAVAAAHATAHDRLLWTRWVPVALLATALLLLGQVVRTKRRASRRAQRASVTEGTTHVDSLT
- a CDS encoding VOC family protein, whose amino-acid sequence is MDQRISFVTLAVGDVARTHAFYVGGLGWVPSTYVEGEVLMIQVGPRLMLSLWDRAAFEAEVGPIASGDGVPPITLAHNVATREEVDGILLRAEEIGAGPLSGGQERDWGGYTGYFADPDGYRWEIAYNPGPIGEVVLP